In Artemia franciscana chromosome 8, ASM3288406v1, whole genome shotgun sequence, a genomic segment contains:
- the LOC136030267 gene encoding cyclin-dependent kinase 11B-like — protein MSIPDHPPGNLRQRYLKLIGESGLDLLIKLLTYDPAKRITAEAAMKHRFFQESPLPISKEMFPTWPAKSEMGGPKRAASPKPPSGGLEYKNLDNDDDVIGRFFVSAGTGAQDRRQVQGGGFSLKF, from the exons ATGTCAATTCCAGATCATCCTCCCGGAAACCTTCGACAGCGTTATCTAAAGCTGATTGGAGAATCAGGATTAGACCTGTTGATCAA GTTGCTAACATATGACCCAGCCAAAAGGATAACTGCAGAAGCAGCGATGAAGCATCGTTTCTTCCAAGAGAGTCCcttgcctatttcaaaagaaatgttCCCTACATGGCCTGCAAAAAGTGAAATGGGAGGTCCCAAAAGGGCAGCCAGCCCTAAGCCGCCCTCTGGAGGGCTGGAATACAAAAATCTG GATAACGACGACGATGTGATTGGAAGATTTTTTGTTAGTGCTGGCACTGGAGCTCAAGATCGTCGACAAGTACAAGGAGGGGGATTtagcttaaaattttga